From the genome of Hymenobacter cellulosilyticus, one region includes:
- a CDS encoding transglutaminase domain-containing protein, whose product MDAKMQQVPDSSARTVAGLARYITVSFATDADKARAAFVWVATHIRYDVAKRYVVSFQREPAVVVQETMASRKGVCTNYAELYAAIANQAGVKTRVIPGYTKHHDGTVTPVGHMWCATQLAGEWYLMDPTWSAGYVVESTFVPRFTNSYYKVRPVTMIKDHMPFDPLWQLLATPRSPAQFQEGTVPSPAAHPFHVADSVTAYEQQSYIAQLHAANRRVEQHGVQDDHTLSFLGNNRVLEENYYITAYNNAQNAMNAGSNKLNDFVNYFNHQFQPKKTDAELQLLLPPIAADFARSRELLAVVRFQEASRQTSLKQFQQALAENETLLQKSQAFMEHYLRTSKLLRPTLFMNISTIGGRNEMAR is encoded by the coding sequence GTGGATGCCAAAATGCAGCAGGTACCCGACTCGTCGGCCCGCACGGTGGCAGGACTAGCTCGTTATATCACTGTCTCCTTTGCCACCGACGCCGACAAGGCCCGAGCCGCTTTTGTGTGGGTGGCAACGCATATTCGCTATGATGTGGCAAAACGCTACGTGGTAAGCTTTCAGCGCGAGCCAGCCGTGGTGGTGCAGGAAACTATGGCCAGCCGCAAGGGCGTATGTACCAACTACGCCGAACTCTACGCGGCCATTGCCAACCAGGCTGGGGTTAAAACCCGCGTGATACCTGGCTACACCAAGCACCACGACGGAACAGTGACTCCGGTGGGGCACATGTGGTGCGCTACGCAACTGGCCGGAGAGTGGTATCTGATGGACCCCACGTGGAGCGCGGGGTATGTAGTAGAAAGCACGTTTGTGCCGCGCTTTACCAACTCTTACTACAAAGTGCGGCCCGTAACCATGATTAAGGACCACATGCCTTTTGACCCGCTGTGGCAGCTGTTGGCCACACCGCGTAGCCCGGCTCAGTTTCAGGAGGGAACCGTGCCAAGCCCGGCCGCACACCCGTTTCACGTGGCCGACTCAGTAACCGCCTACGAGCAGCAAAGCTACATTGCCCAGCTGCACGCCGCCAACCGACGCGTAGAGCAACACGGTGTGCAGGATGACCATACCCTCAGCTTTTTGGGCAACAACCGGGTACTGGAAGAGAACTACTACATCACGGCGTACAACAACGCGCAGAACGCCATGAATGCGGGCAGCAATAAGCTGAATGACTTCGTGAATTACTTCAACCATCAGTTTCAGCCCAAGAAAACGGATGCGGAGCTGCAGCTGCTGCTCCCTCCCATCGCCGCTGACTTCGCCCGTTCGCGAGAACTGCTGGCCGTAGTGCGCTTCCAGGAAGCCAGCCGCCAGACCTCCCTAAAGCAGTTTCAGCAGGCTCTGGCAGAAAATGAAACACTTTTACAGAAAAGCCAGGCCTTTATGGAGCACTACCTGCGTACCAGCAAGCTGCTGCGCCCCACCCTGTTTATGAACATCAGCACGATAGGCGGCCGCAATGAAATGGCCCGCTAA
- a CDS encoding GNAT family N-acetyltransferase has protein sequence MHTSLVFALPYNRLMPTIRPAITADLPAILNLVRHVVPLMQASGNQQWSADYPNEEVFRQDIAREQLWVAELDGQIAGVAALTQDQDEEYAQADWDPTETAIVTHRLAVDPNAQGKGVAAALLDQAEKLARAWGLKSLRVDTNSENAATQRLFPKLGYRFAGEITLAFRPGLRFFCYEKRLE, from the coding sequence GTGCATACCTCCCTTGTATTTGCCTTGCCTTACAACCGCCTTATGCCGACTATTCGCCCCGCCATTACCGCCGACTTACCTGCCATTCTGAACCTGGTACGCCACGTGGTGCCGCTGATGCAAGCCAGCGGCAACCAGCAGTGGAGCGCCGACTATCCCAACGAAGAGGTTTTCCGTCAGGATATTGCCCGGGAGCAGCTGTGGGTGGCTGAGCTGGACGGGCAGATAGCCGGCGTGGCGGCCCTCACCCAGGACCAGGACGAAGAGTACGCCCAGGCCGACTGGGACCCGACCGAAACGGCCATTGTAACGCACCGCCTGGCCGTGGACCCCAACGCGCAGGGCAAAGGCGTGGCGGCCGCCTTACTGGACCAGGCCGAAAAATTAGCCCGGGCCTGGGGCCTGAAGTCGCTGCGGGTGGATACCAACTCGGAAAACGCGGCCACCCAGCGGCTGTTTCCGAAGCTGGGCTACCGCTTTGCCGGCGAAATCACGCTGGCGTTTCGGCCGGGGCTGCGGTTTTTCTGCTACGAGAAGCGGCTGGAATAA
- a CDS encoding APC family permease, producing MTQPSTDPTSKPQLRRSLGLVQATALNMIDMVGIGPFVTLPLVMGLMGPNFLLAWLVGAALASVDGLIWSELGAAYPEAGGSYKFLKLAYGEQKWGRYMSFLYVWQTLIQSPLVLASGAIGFAQYFGYLVPLTEWWQPKMVAGSVVLLLIVLLYRRIEDIGKLGVVLWVGVLALMAWLIFGGLTHPNHHVDIFPSGGLPVLPGLLLSVAMGQAAVKTIYSYLGYYNVCHLGAEIREPQRVIPRSIFLSILGIAALYLLLNWSVGTVIPWQEVQAWQAGAGDKSQFIVSVFVERLYGPAAATVATGLVLLVAFASLFAVLLGYSRIPYAAAADGEFLPLFGKLHPTKDFPYVSLLLLGGVGFVFSLLFRLGEVISAILAMRILVQFVGQAVGLILLRRRRGTAGLPFRMPLYPLPVVLAIVVWLAVFCGIAPVEVSWGGLHFRLYFQLAALGMMGLGTVAFLLWSRQRGQWPFANR from the coding sequence ATGACCCAACCTTCTACCGACCCCACTTCCAAGCCCCAGCTGCGCCGCAGCCTGGGCCTGGTGCAGGCCACGGCCCTGAACATGATTGACATGGTGGGCATCGGGCCCTTTGTGACACTGCCGCTGGTCATGGGCCTGATGGGCCCCAACTTTCTGCTGGCCTGGCTGGTGGGCGCGGCCCTGGCCTCGGTGGACGGGCTGATCTGGAGTGAGCTGGGCGCGGCCTACCCTGAGGCGGGCGGCTCCTACAAGTTTCTGAAGCTGGCCTACGGGGAGCAGAAGTGGGGCCGCTACATGTCGTTTCTTTACGTGTGGCAAACCCTGATTCAGTCGCCGCTGGTGCTGGCCTCGGGCGCCATCGGCTTTGCCCAGTACTTCGGCTACCTCGTGCCCCTGACGGAGTGGTGGCAGCCCAAGATGGTGGCCGGCTCGGTGGTGCTACTGCTTATTGTGCTGCTGTACCGCCGCATCGAGGACATTGGCAAGCTGGGCGTGGTGCTCTGGGTGGGCGTGCTGGCCCTCATGGCCTGGCTGATTTTCGGCGGCCTGACGCACCCCAATCACCACGTCGATATTTTCCCCAGCGGCGGGCTGCCGGTGCTGCCTGGTTTGCTGCTGTCGGTAGCCATGGGGCAGGCGGCCGTCAAAACCATCTATTCCTACCTGGGCTACTACAACGTGTGCCACCTGGGGGCCGAAATCCGGGAGCCGCAGCGCGTGATTCCGCGCAGCATTTTCCTGAGCATTCTGGGCATTGCGGCCCTGTACCTGCTGCTCAACTGGAGCGTGGGCACCGTGATTCCCTGGCAGGAAGTGCAGGCCTGGCAGGCCGGGGCCGGGGATAAGTCGCAGTTTATCGTGAGCGTGTTTGTGGAGCGGCTCTACGGGCCGGCTGCCGCCACGGTGGCTACGGGCCTGGTGCTGCTGGTGGCCTTTGCGTCGTTGTTTGCGGTGCTGCTGGGCTACTCCCGCATCCCGTACGCCGCCGCTGCCGACGGTGAGTTTTTGCCCCTGTTCGGCAAGCTGCACCCTACCAAGGACTTTCCCTACGTGTCGCTCCTGCTGCTCGGGGGCGTGGGCTTCGTGTTTAGTTTGCTGTTTCGGCTGGGCGAGGTTATTTCGGCCATCCTAGCCATGCGCATTCTGGTGCAGTTTGTGGGGCAGGCCGTGGGCCTGATCCTGCTGCGCCGCCGGCGCGGCACGGCCGGACTGCCCTTCCGCATGCCGCTGTATCCGCTGCCGGTGGTGCTGGCCATCGTGGTGTGGCTGGCCGTGTTCTGCGGGATTGCGCCGGTCGAGGTAAGCTGGGGCGGCCTGCACTTCCGGCTGTATTTTCAGCTGGCGGCCCTGGGCATGATGGGATTGGGCACGGTGGCATTTCTGCTCTGGAGCCGGCAGCGGGGGCAGTGGCCTTTTGCTAATCGGTAG
- a CDS encoding cation diffusion facilitator family transporter codes for MAGSSSKLVVYGAIGANIAIAISKFVAAFFTGSSAMLSEGIHSLVDSGNGLLILYGVKQAEKPADTRHPFGRSKELYFWALIVAVLVFSVGGGMSFYEGIEHLKHPAPITDPTWNYWVLGLSLLFEGSSFFLAFREFNKTRGEAGFWDTLGRSKDPSVFSIMMEDLAALLGLAIALLGVYFGHKLNNPYLDGAASICIGVLLVTVAIFLIYKTKGLLVGEGVDDETLASIDAIARAEAAVESVRPPLTSYLGPADVVLALDVQFKRNLTAIQVEEAIDRLQDAIRARHPEFKRIFVEAKSLSDKGRATAAALS; via the coding sequence ATGGCCGGAAGCTCTTCTAAGCTGGTTGTGTACGGGGCCATCGGGGCCAATATTGCCATTGCCATCAGCAAATTCGTGGCGGCCTTTTTCACGGGCTCCTCGGCCATGCTTTCCGAGGGTATTCACTCCCTGGTTGACAGCGGCAACGGCCTGCTGATTCTCTACGGCGTGAAGCAAGCCGAGAAGCCCGCCGATACCCGCCATCCATTCGGGCGCAGTAAGGAGCTTTACTTCTGGGCCCTGATTGTGGCCGTGCTGGTGTTTTCGGTGGGCGGCGGCATGTCGTTCTACGAGGGCATCGAGCACCTGAAGCACCCGGCCCCCATCACCGACCCCACCTGGAACTACTGGGTGCTGGGTTTGTCCCTGCTATTCGAGGGCAGTTCCTTTTTCTTGGCCTTCCGGGAGTTCAACAAGACCCGGGGCGAGGCCGGGTTCTGGGACACGCTGGGCCGCAGCAAAGACCCCTCGGTGTTTTCCATTATGATGGAAGATCTGGCCGCCCTGCTGGGCCTGGCAATTGCTTTGCTGGGCGTTTATTTTGGCCATAAGCTCAACAACCCCTACCTCGATGGCGCCGCCTCCATTTGCATTGGGGTGCTGCTGGTAACGGTGGCCATCTTCCTGATTTACAAAACCAAGGGCCTGCTGGTGGGGGAAGGAGTAGACGACGAAACCCTGGCCAGCATCGACGCCATTGCCCGGGCCGAAGCTGCGGTCGAAAGCGTCCGTCCCCCGCTCACCTCCTACCTGGGTCCGGCCGACGTGGTACTGGCCCTGGACGTGCAGTTTAAGCGCAACCTGACCGCCATACAGGTGGAGGAGGCCATCGACCGGCTGCAGGATGCCATCCGGGCCCGGCACCCCGAGTTCAAGCGTATTTTCGTGGAAGCCAAAAGCCTCAGCGACAAAGGTCGAGCCACGGCCGCGGCCTTAAGCTAG
- a CDS encoding amine oxidase: MSSTTTHTNPFRTFWMGGYECTDQLNAFGHRVDFLNVTGHLQRLDADYQDLQPFNIGSVREGIRWSQVEKVPYQYDWSTVQVMLDAGKRHGIQQIWDLCHFGYPDDLTPLHPMFARRFAHLCRAFVEFYRGQRPDETLIVTPINEVSFMSWLGGDVRGTSPYCVGQGWEVKRGLMRAYIEGVAALREADPGIRILTTEPLIHIVAAPNADAHLRQRAKDFDENQFQAVDMLAGRMCPDLGGKPEYLDLLGFNYYYDNQWQLDPHQTLPWADDFNDPRFRPLSFLLMRAWQRYNRPVVLTETSHPGMDRPLWIDMIGKECAAALQAGVPVFGACLYPIIDRPDWDHLTPWHRAGLWDADTAAPEPGLTRVLDTAYAEALLQAQETVSAAIPKPITHVTEADVALSLSLT, translated from the coding sequence ATGTCTTCCACTACGACGCACACAAATCCGTTTCGCACTTTCTGGATGGGTGGCTACGAATGCACCGACCAGCTAAACGCCTTCGGGCACCGCGTTGATTTCCTGAACGTTACCGGCCACCTACAGCGCCTCGACGCCGACTACCAGGATCTGCAGCCCTTCAACATTGGCAGCGTGCGGGAAGGCATCCGCTGGAGCCAGGTGGAGAAAGTACCCTATCAATACGACTGGAGCACGGTGCAGGTAATGCTCGACGCGGGCAAGCGCCACGGCATTCAGCAGATCTGGGACCTGTGCCACTTTGGCTACCCCGACGACCTGACGCCCCTGCACCCCATGTTTGCCCGCCGCTTTGCCCACCTGTGCCGGGCCTTCGTGGAATTCTACCGCGGCCAGCGCCCCGACGAAACACTCATTGTGACGCCCATCAACGAGGTAAGCTTTATGAGCTGGCTCGGCGGCGACGTGCGCGGCACCTCGCCTTACTGCGTGGGCCAGGGCTGGGAAGTAAAGCGCGGGCTGATGCGGGCCTATATCGAAGGAGTAGCCGCGCTGCGCGAAGCCGACCCCGGCATCCGGATTCTGACTACCGAGCCCCTCATTCACATTGTAGCCGCTCCCAACGCCGACGCCCACTTGCGGCAGCGGGCCAAGGACTTTGACGAAAATCAGTTTCAGGCCGTCGATATGCTGGCTGGGCGCATGTGCCCCGACCTGGGCGGCAAGCCCGAATACCTCGATTTGCTGGGTTTCAACTACTACTACGACAACCAGTGGCAGCTCGACCCGCACCAAACCCTGCCCTGGGCCGATGACTTCAACGACCCGCGCTTCCGCCCCCTGAGCTTCCTGCTAATGCGGGCCTGGCAGCGCTACAACCGGCCCGTGGTGCTTACCGAAACCAGCCACCCCGGTATGGACCGGCCCTTGTGGATTGACATGATTGGCAAGGAGTGCGCCGCGGCTCTGCAGGCCGGCGTACCGGTATTTGGCGCCTGCCTCTACCCCATCATCGACCGGCCCGACTGGGACCACCTCACGCCCTGGCACCGCGCCGGCCTGTGGGATGCCGACACGGCTGCTCCCGAGCCCGGCCTGACCCGCGTGCTGGATACGGCCTACGCCGAAGCCCTGCTGCAGGCCCAGGAAACCGTATCGGCCGCTATTCCCAAGCCGATTACCCACGTTACCGAAGCGGACGTGGCCTTGTCCCTGTCCTTAACCTAA
- a CDS encoding phospholipase D-like domain-containing protein: MSASASDSAGTSGLLRQFEQSFADSTLSVQEAQELRRRLAAHGQQGAALHTLRQQLFALARERFNSFEDKAVVEWLEAASALLLPQPPPQPAQTSVHFSPGNECVDAIRQFISHAAHQLDVCVFTISDDRITDALLSAHRRGVGIRLITDNDKLFDKGSDIRKLHASGLQIRIDQTTDHMHHKFALADQRLVLTGSYNWTRSAATVNLENLLITDDATAVGRYTTEFDRLWAEMTVFGG; encoded by the coding sequence ATGAGCGCCTCCGCTTCCGACTCCGCTGGTACCTCCGGCCTGCTCCGCCAGTTTGAGCAGTCCTTCGCCGATTCCACGCTGTCGGTGCAGGAGGCCCAGGAGCTGCGCCGCCGCTTGGCCGCGCACGGGCAGCAGGGCGCGGCTCTGCACACCTTGCGCCAGCAGCTGTTTGCCCTGGCCCGGGAGCGGTTCAACTCGTTTGAGGACAAGGCCGTGGTGGAGTGGCTGGAGGCGGCCAGCGCCCTGCTGCTGCCCCAGCCCCCACCCCAGCCGGCCCAGACCAGCGTGCATTTCAGCCCGGGCAACGAGTGCGTGGACGCCATCCGGCAGTTTATTAGCCACGCTGCCCACCAGCTCGACGTGTGCGTGTTTACCATTTCCGATGACCGGATAACCGACGCCCTGCTGTCCGCCCACCGCCGGGGCGTCGGCATCCGGCTTATTACCGACAACGACAAGCTGTTCGACAAGGGCTCCGACATCCGCAAGCTGCACGCCAGCGGATTGCAGATTCGCATCGACCAGACCACGGACCACATGCACCACAAGTTTGCCCTGGCCGACCAACGCCTGGTGCTTACGGGCAGCTATAACTGGACCCGCTCGGCGGCTACGGTCAACCTGGAGAACCTGCTCATTACCGACGACGCCACGGCCGTGGGGCGCTATACCACGGAGTTTGACCGGCTTTGGGCAGAAATGACGGTATTTGGGGGCTAG
- a CDS encoding methylated-DNA--[protein]-cysteine S-methyltransferase translates to MPAAPDFAYSYLPTPIGLLELKGSDAGLAAVTFLDDSALPETPQDAVALCLREAHQQLRAYFGRELRDFSLVYDQPSGTEFQQRVWQVLQGIRYGRTASYLDLARQLGNAGAVRAVGAANGQNPLAIVWPCHRIIGASGQLTGYAGGLPRKKWLLAHEQPAAQTTLFGF, encoded by the coding sequence ATGCCTGCTGCTCCGGACTTTGCTTATTCCTACCTGCCCACGCCCATCGGCCTGCTGGAGCTCAAAGGCTCGGATGCCGGCCTGGCCGCCGTGACGTTTCTGGACGATTCTGCCTTACCGGAAACACCCCAGGATGCCGTGGCCTTATGTTTGCGCGAAGCCCACCAGCAGCTGCGGGCCTACTTCGGCCGGGAGCTGCGCGACTTTTCCTTGGTGTATGACCAGCCCAGCGGCACCGAGTTTCAGCAGCGGGTGTGGCAGGTGCTGCAAGGTATACGCTACGGTCGCACGGCTTCCTACCTCGATTTGGCCCGGCAGCTGGGCAACGCCGGGGCGGTGCGGGCCGTGGGCGCGGCCAACGGGCAGAACCCCCTGGCCATCGTGTGGCCCTGCCACCGCATCATCGGGGCCAGCGGACAGCTTACGGGTTACGCCGGCGGGCTGCCGCGCAAAAAGTGGCTGCTGGCCCACGAGCAGCCCGCGGCCCAAACCACGCTGTTCGGCTTTTAG
- a CDS encoding alpha/beta hydrolase, whose product MHLSRLLALPALLLVAVLVLVANEMAQARPSRRFANLAYVPASEAGFDTERHRLDVYAPRRKAAKAYPVVVFIHGGNWNSGNKNFYSFIGRRLAKQGVVAVVINYRLAPGVQVPAMADDCARAVTWTYQHIAEYGGDPQRLFTMGHSAGGGLAALLAADNTLFTRRGLTANPVRGAILDDPAGLDMYDYLRKMQYAGDAQYLVPFGKDPAVWKAVSPLYYVTAATPPFLVFIGGETYPSIRDSSQKFRQKLKELGREPQFAVLPGKKHVPMVLQLYWQNNVIYQELLKFVGAGS is encoded by the coding sequence ATGCATTTATCCCGTTTGCTGGCCTTGCCCGCGTTGCTGCTGGTTGCCGTACTGGTGCTGGTCGCCAACGAAATGGCCCAGGCCCGACCCAGCCGCCGCTTTGCCAACCTGGCCTATGTGCCTGCCTCCGAAGCCGGCTTCGACACCGAGCGGCACCGCCTCGACGTGTACGCTCCCCGTCGTAAGGCTGCGAAGGCCTATCCGGTGGTGGTTTTTATTCACGGCGGCAACTGGAACAGCGGCAACAAAAATTTTTACTCGTTCATTGGGCGGCGCCTGGCCAAGCAGGGCGTGGTGGCCGTTGTCATCAACTACCGCCTGGCCCCGGGAGTGCAGGTACCAGCCATGGCCGATGATTGCGCCCGGGCCGTAACCTGGACCTACCAGCACATTGCCGAGTACGGCGGCGACCCGCAGCGGCTTTTTACCATGGGCCACTCGGCCGGGGGCGGGCTGGCCGCCCTGCTGGCGGCCGACAACACGTTGTTTACTCGCCGGGGCCTGACAGCCAACCCCGTGCGCGGCGCCATCCTCGACGACCCCGCCGGCCTGGATATGTACGACTACCTGCGCAAGATGCAGTACGCCGGCGACGCGCAGTACCTGGTGCCCTTCGGCAAAGACCCCGCGGTGTGGAAAGCCGTGTCGCCGCTGTACTACGTGACGGCCGCCACGCCACCGTTTCTGGTCTTTATCGGTGGCGAAACCTACCCGTCTATCCGCGACAGTAGCCAGAAGTTTCGGCAAAAGCTGAAGGAGCTTGGCCGGGAGCCGCAGTTTGCCGTGCTGCCCGGCAAAAAGCACGTGCCCATGGTGTTGCAGCTTTATTGGCAGAACAACGTGATATACCAGGAGCTGCTCAAGTTTGTGGGGGCCGGCAGCTAA
- a CDS encoding tetratricopeptide repeat protein has protein sequence MKKYLLLLVCGLGLMAVPVHAQRKTKVKVKTEAGGTAANRLLPLFGGLSVEAAQQLVGSAFLADIDRNFASRTEASKFFSDKGYEYITENQADTALYRFNLAWLLDQKNADAYRGLGVIASRNPTPDESISLLLQGLTVAPTNSLMLSDLGTSYLIRYEQTKKKKDLDQAQQQLEKSIATDANNAYAWQQLARVHYLREDYAKAWEAVHKGQSLNVSSIDFDLISELSAKLPDPQGIFR, from the coding sequence ATGAAAAAATACCTGTTGCTCCTCGTTTGCGGCCTGGGCCTGATGGCCGTGCCGGTGCACGCGCAGCGCAAAACCAAAGTCAAAGTGAAAACCGAGGCCGGGGGCACGGCCGCCAACCGCCTGCTGCCCCTGTTTGGCGGGCTGTCGGTGGAAGCGGCTCAGCAGCTGGTGGGTTCCGCCTTCCTGGCCGATATTGACCGGAACTTTGCCTCCCGCACCGAGGCCAGCAAGTTCTTTTCCGACAAAGGCTACGAGTACATCACCGAAAACCAGGCCGACACGGCCCTCTACCGCTTTAACCTGGCCTGGCTGCTGGATCAGAAAAACGCCGACGCCTACCGGGGCTTGGGCGTTATTGCCAGCCGCAACCCCACTCCCGACGAATCCATCAGCCTGCTCCTGCAGGGCCTGACGGTAGCGCCCACCAACTCGCTCATGCTCTCCGACCTGGGCACGAGCTACCTGATTCGCTACGAGCAGACCAAAAAGAAAAAAGACCTTGACCAGGCTCAGCAGCAGCTGGAAAAATCCATAGCAACTGATGCCAACAACGCCTACGCCTGGCAGCAGCTGGCCCGGGTGCATTACCTGCGGGAAGACTACGCCAAGGCCTGGGAGGCCGTGCACAAGGGCCAGAGCCTGAACGTGAGCAGCATCGATTTTGACCTGATCAGCGAGCTGAGCGCCAAGCTGCCCGACCCCCAGGGCATCTTCCGATAA
- a CDS encoding GEVED domain-containing protein encodes MGLDAAAKIAYRTESVYLTASSNYAAARTYSIQAATDLYGAGSAQVQAVTNAWYAVGVGAAYSGGGGTTPTPVTYCTSKGNSVAYEFIDYVALGTLTRTSGADAGYYNGTALTAPTLTVGTTQTISYSAGFTGTAYSEYFKVYIDYNQNGVFTDAGELVVSSAASTSTATRTGSFTVPAAAKNGKTRIRFVMSDNSATTSCNAYSYGETEDYSVTISGGTTFAGVAGISAGSASSKFDVYPNPATDRLTIALPNNAEVVSVQILDVRGAVINAARYEGNGQLNVSSLAKGMYTLTVSDGQTTYRQRFVKE; translated from the coding sequence GTGGGCCTTGACGCCGCCGCTAAAATTGCCTACCGGACCGAAAGCGTGTATCTGACGGCTTCCTCCAACTATGCCGCAGCCCGTACCTATTCTATCCAGGCCGCTACCGACCTGTATGGGGCTGGTTCGGCTCAGGTTCAGGCTGTTACCAACGCCTGGTACGCCGTGGGCGTGGGCGCCGCCTATAGTGGCGGCGGTGGCACTACGCCAACCCCCGTTACGTATTGCACCTCGAAAGGCAACAGCGTCGCCTACGAGTTCATCGACTATGTGGCTCTGGGTACCCTGACCCGCACCTCGGGTGCTGATGCCGGCTACTACAACGGCACGGCCCTGACGGCTCCCACCCTGACGGTCGGCACTACGCAAACCATCAGCTACAGCGCCGGCTTTACGGGCACGGCTTACTCGGAGTACTTTAAGGTCTACATCGACTACAACCAGAACGGTGTCTTTACTGATGCTGGCGAACTGGTGGTAAGCTCTGCCGCCAGCACCTCGACGGCCACCCGCACCGGCTCGTTTACGGTACCGGCCGCCGCCAAGAATGGCAAAACCCGGATTCGCTTCGTGATGAGTGACAACTCGGCTACTACCAGCTGCAACGCCTATAGCTACGGCGAAACCGAAGATTATAGCGTGACCATCTCCGGAGGCACGACCTTCGCCGGGGTGGCAGGCATCTCAGCCGGCAGTGCTTCGAGCAAGTTCGACGTGTATCCGAACCCCGCTACCGACCGTCTGACCATCGCGCTGCCTAACAACGCGGAAGTGGTATCGGTACAGATTCTGGATGTGCGCGGCGCCGTTATCAACGCGGCCCGCTACGAAGGCAACGGTCAACTGAACGTGTCTAGCCTAGCTAAGGGCATGTACACCCTGACCGTGAGCGACGGGCAAACCACCTACCGCCAACGCTTCGTGAAGGAGTAG
- a CDS encoding M4 family metallopeptidase: MLRSKTEIDQLGFAHERYEQYYKGVKVEHASYTLHAKQGAVQSMSGNFERISNLNVTPALSAQAALQSALQFVGAKKYMWQDAREEAGLKEQENNPAASYKPQGELVIVNNQETGKPTLAWKFNIYAQLPLSRAYIYVDAATGAVVLRDAIIKHAAATATFATAYSGTRSLANETVVAGQYRLREYTRGLGIETYNCRKGSSYTSAVDFTDADNSWTEYNNANFDNVAGDAHFGAQATFDYWKLVHARSSYDNANAKIKSYVHFDDTPGDGVGYENAYWNGSVMTYGDGASRFRPLTALDVCAHEIGHAVCEKTANLTYQNESGAMNEGFSDIWGAAVEAYAAAQFGLTKSTWLIGEDIDKVRPALRSMSNPNAEGQPDTYKGTYWKATTTSPTQSNDYGGVHTNSGVLNHWFYRVAVGAAALTTSAAPSA, from the coding sequence ATGCTCCGTAGCAAAACGGAAATCGACCAGCTGGGTTTTGCTCACGAGCGTTATGAGCAGTACTACAAAGGTGTTAAAGTGGAGCACGCTTCCTACACGCTGCACGCCAAGCAAGGCGCCGTGCAAAGCATGTCGGGCAACTTTGAGCGCATCAGCAACCTGAACGTAACGCCCGCGCTGAGCGCCCAGGCGGCGCTGCAGTCGGCCCTGCAGTTTGTAGGCGCCAAGAAGTACATGTGGCAGGATGCCCGCGAGGAAGCCGGCCTGAAAGAGCAGGAAAATAACCCCGCCGCCAGCTACAAGCCTCAGGGTGAGCTGGTCATCGTGAACAATCAGGAAACGGGCAAGCCCACGCTGGCCTGGAAGTTCAACATCTACGCCCAGCTGCCCCTGAGCCGCGCCTACATCTACGTGGACGCCGCTACCGGCGCCGTGGTACTGCGCGACGCTATTATCAAGCACGCCGCAGCCACCGCTACCTTTGCCACTGCTTACAGCGGCACCCGCTCCTTGGCCAATGAAACGGTAGTGGCCGGGCAGTACCGCCTGCGCGAGTACACCCGCGGCCTGGGCATCGAAACCTACAACTGCCGCAAGGGCAGCAGCTACACCTCGGCCGTGGACTTTACCGACGCCGACAACAGCTGGACGGAGTACAACAACGCCAACTTCGACAACGTGGCCGGCGACGCCCACTTCGGCGCTCAAGCCACCTTCGACTACTGGAAGCTGGTGCACGCCCGCAGCTCCTACGACAACGCCAACGCTAAAATCAAGAGCTACGTGCACTTCGACGACACTCCCGGCGACGGGGTGGGCTACGAAAACGCGTACTGGAACGGCTCGGTGATGACCTACGGCGACGGGGCTTCGCGCTTCCGGCCGCTGACGGCCCTAGACGTGTGCGCCCACGAAATTGGCCACGCCGTGTGCGAGAAAACAGCCAATTTGACCTATCAGAACGAGTCGGGAGCTATGAACGAAGGCTTCTCCGACATCTGGGGCGCCGCCGTTGAGGCCTACGCCGCCGCGCAGTTCGGCCTGACCAAGTCGACCTGGCTGATTGGGGAAGACATTGATAAGGTACGGCCGGCGCTGCGCTCCATGAGCAACCCCAACGCCGAGGGCCAGCCCGACACCTACAAAGGCACTTACTGGAAAGCCACCACCACTTCGCCCACTCAGTCGAACGACTACGGCGGAGTACACACCAACAGCGGAGTGCTGAACCACTGGTTTTACCGCGTAGCCGTAGGGGCAGCGGCACTAACGACATCGGCAGCGCCTTCAGCGTAA